A segment of the Dehalococcoidia bacterium genome:
GCGCGAAGTGATGCGCCTGCTTGTCATCCTGAGCATACGGAAGCGTCTCCAACAGCGTTCTTGACGTGCCCCAGAGTCGTGAATGGTATGCTGTAAACACAGAATACAGTTGGACGACACGGTTGGAAGTCGTTTGTATATGAGAGGAGCAGACAATGCCATACCAGGAACCAGCCAACGACCTGTCCGCCAAAACAAGAGACATGCATCTGGCACTCGAATCACTAAAAGAAGAACTGGAAGCTGTCGATTGGTACAACCAGCGTGTTGACACCAGCAAGGATACAGGGCTCAAAGCCATATTGGCGCATAACCGCGACGAGGAGAAGGAACATGCCTCGATGCTTTTGGAATGGATACGCCGAAAGGATCCAAAATTCTCGAAAGAATTGAAGGACTGCCTGTTCACGGAAAAGGCCCTTGCACACAAATAGAAATGCCTGACCGCTCGCTCAAGGCCGATGTCCCTGACGGGCCACGGCCTTACCTCAAACGTCAGGCGCCTGCGTGGATGTACGACGGTCTGTCGTCGTCCCAGGCAGAGGGAGACGCAGCAAGATGAGCGAAAATCACAACCATACGCCTTTCGTCACAGCCGGCATCGTGCTTGGCCTGGGTCTCGGCGGCTTCGTCGACGGGATCGTCCTGCACCAGATTCTCCAATGGCATCACA
Coding sequences within it:
- a CDS encoding ferritin, with product MPYQEPANDLSAKTRDMHLALESLKEELEAVDWYNQRVDTSKDTGLKAILAHNRDEEKEHASMLLEWIRRKDPKFSKELKDCLFTEKALAHK